One part of the Haliotis asinina isolate JCU_RB_2024 chromosome 2, JCU_Hal_asi_v2, whole genome shotgun sequence genome encodes these proteins:
- the LOC137273177 gene encoding tyramine beta-hydroxylase-like, whose protein sequence is MWAVRLPAFLTCIGVIYGYGGYRDRIPNGHNLTHPCVRGEMWPGVGHVNPAGGGARNQFGVDFANQGRTWANVCNMDSDGDGMTNGQELGDPQCIWTPGATPTRTEYLTHPGYCDTSSSQTCAGLVTAPCKSSKFHCPATTEEGVKERVLRIPRTPIPSTETTYICMTFDLDDSQDYHMIATKPEIDNDNIMHHIILYGCNDYAPVIAAPQECDMSAPHCQEVIGGWAVGVPGECFYREAGFRIGKTGYKRILLEYHWNNPQKLSGLMDESGFRIYYTPNLRPYDAGVFWTGELNIVIPPGRSRTVVESMCPSRCTKKILKDTIYIVAGFNHMHYKGTAQTVELFSKGTRRYLTNDQHYSYDSPVEELYDPPVAVHPGDSLKTTCVFQSVSAKKTTYYGDSTSDEMCYGILTYYPKNATSTSNCVGWKTLNLCDMDNGVIMGCNVNDFLNQSHPSTKMVMDKVLDNCSPYGECREECPAAIAEAEKHPCLVKGVMQEYLLYVRSTTSLDLKAMKFVAALGSCSCKKDDGVPPYTGGTTSLDVIASTVVLALSAVFLL, encoded by the exons CCTACCTGCTTTCCTTACATGCATTGGGGTGATCTACGGGTATGGCGGATACAGAGACCGTATACCCAATGGCCACAACTTGACGCATCCCTGTGTGAGGGGTGAGATGTGGCCGGGGGTTGGGCATGTGAACCCCGCGGGTGGAGGTGCCAGAAATCAGTTCGGTGTTGATTTTGCAAATCAAGGCAGAACG TGGGCTAATGTGTGTAACATGGACTCCGATGGTGATGGGATGACCAATGGTCAGGAGCTGGGTGACCCCCAGTGCATCTGGACACCTGGAGCCACGCCCACACGGACCGAGTATCTCACACACCCAG GCTATTGTGATACATCATCAAGCCAAACATGTGCTGGACTTGTCACAGCTCCATGTAAAAGTAGTAAATTTCATTGTCCTGCAACCACAGAAGAAG GAGTCAAGGAACGAGTTCTGCGGATACCACGAACACCAATACCATCTACAGAAACAACCTACATTTGCATGACCTTTGACCTGGATGACTCACAGGATTACCACATGATTGCCACTAAACCGGAAATTGACAATGATAACATCATGCACCATATTATCCTTTACGGCTGTAATGATTACG CGCCCGTCATTGCAGCTCCACAAGAATGTGATATGTCTGCACCTCATTGCCAAGAAGTAATAGGTGGTTGGGCTGTTGGCGTACCTGGTGAATGTTTCTACAGAGAAGCTGGCTTCAGAATTGGCAAAACCGGCTACAAGAGGATCCTGCTTGAG TATCACTGGAACAACCCTCAAAAGTTATCTGGGCTGATGGACGAGTCAGGCTTCCGGATCTACTACACCCCTAACCTTCGGCCGTACGACGCGGGAGTCTTTTGGACAGGTGAACTCAACATTGTGATTCCACCAGGACGGAGCAGGACCGTGGTCGAATCTATGTGTCCATCACGGTGCACCAAGAAGATCCTGAAAGATACCATCTATATAGTCGCAGGATTCAACCATATGCATTATAAAG GCACCGCACAAACAGTGGAACTGTTCAGCAAAGGCACGAGAAGATACCTCACCAATGATCAACACTACAGCTACGACAGTCCAGTTGAAGAGCT ATATGATCCCCCAGTGGCTGTTCATCCTGGTGATTCCCTGAAGACGACTTGCGTATTCCAGTCTGTGTCTGCCAAGAAAACCACATATTACGGTGACTCTACTAGTGACGAGATGTGTTATGGTATATTGACCTATTACCCTAAGAATGCCACCAGTACCAGCAATTGTGTTGGCTGGAAGACACTCAACTTGTGTGACATGGACAACGGAGTTATTATGGGCTGCAATGTTAACGACTTCTTGAATCAGTCACATCCCAGCACAAAAATGGTTATGGACAAG GTGTTGGACAACTGCAGCCCCTATGGTGAATGTCGTGAGGAATGTCCTGCAGCTATTGCTGAGGCTGAGAAGCACCCATGTCTTGTGAAGGGGGTAATGCAGGAATACCTACTGTACGTTAGGTCCACAACAAGTCTGGATCTAAAAGCAATGAAATTTGTAGCTGCCCTTGGATCCTGTTCATGCAAGAAGGACGACGGCGTCCCACCCTACACTGGAGGAACTACTTCTCTTGACGTTATTGCGTCAACTGTTGTCCTCGCACTCTCGGCAGTTTTCCTTTTGTAG